One genomic region from Sphingomonas paeninsulae encodes:
- a CDS encoding TonB-dependent receptor: MQLKFLAMAGVSILATSAAHAQVTTSDQAQAPAAARESALSSDSLAEIVVTAQRREESLQKVPVAVTAIGSEQIDLLRVTNVKNLAGLAPSLQIATQGLQSNPSISIRGIASGVSNNAVDPKVGIYLDGVYIGRTTGSIFDLADIQRVEVLRGPQGTLFGRNATSGAISLISAPPTGEFGVRGTVSYGNSKALRGKVTIDLPQLGPFSFKVSYLHDQIAGDYNNSIGGQTINLSLRDPSFGTQTFANKLGGRNIDGGQLAVRGEFGNLVADYRFDYTDSRTVGRAMQSFGVIPDQSGQILQPIVSLQPLLGGTTNLSSDRLTTVANATSVEHVVTQGHSLSLTLHASDAFTVKSITAYRKFKQDPNIYDLASTGGLRFSFGQLGTFLDPTIPAAQKGALLFSPANIPGPNDSFFSLLTARSTRQWQISQEVQFQLSEDAYDLTAGAFYFHENSPATDILGILEPVPGGVVVPSPLDAVFGSGVTRTLSINNSMAGYAQGTLHVTDKLDITGGLRYTIDDRELVIYSVSGDRADS, from the coding sequence ATGCAACTCAAATTTTTGGCAATGGCTGGCGTATCGATTTTGGCGACAAGTGCAGCTCACGCACAGGTTACGACCTCGGATCAGGCGCAAGCCCCAGCGGCTGCGCGAGAGTCTGCATTGAGCAGTGATAGTCTCGCGGAAATCGTGGTTACGGCACAACGGCGTGAGGAAAGCCTGCAAAAAGTCCCCGTCGCGGTAACGGCGATCGGTTCGGAACAAATCGACCTTCTTCGCGTGACCAACGTGAAGAATCTCGCAGGCCTTGCCCCGAGTTTGCAAATCGCCACCCAGGGTCTTCAGTCTAACCCCTCTATCTCGATCCGCGGCATCGCGTCGGGCGTTTCGAACAACGCCGTCGATCCAAAGGTCGGCATTTATCTGGACGGAGTATACATCGGCCGCACCACCGGCTCGATCTTCGACCTTGCGGACATCCAGCGGGTCGAAGTCCTGCGCGGGCCGCAAGGAACATTGTTCGGTCGCAATGCCACCAGCGGCGCGATCAGCCTGATTTCAGCACCGCCAACGGGTGAATTCGGCGTCCGCGGCACCGTATCCTACGGCAATTCCAAGGCGTTGCGCGGCAAGGTAACAATCGATCTGCCACAGTTGGGGCCTTTCTCGTTCAAGGTTTCCTACCTCCACGATCAGATCGCGGGCGATTATAATAATTCGATTGGGGGCCAGACGATCAATCTCAGCCTTCGCGACCCTTCATTCGGGACGCAGACCTTTGCGAACAAGCTTGGAGGTCGTAACATTGATGGTGGCCAACTGGCTGTGCGTGGCGAGTTTGGCAATCTCGTAGCGGATTATCGCTTCGACTACACCGACTCCCGAACAGTTGGCCGCGCGATGCAAAGCTTTGGCGTCATACCGGATCAATCGGGACAGATCCTTCAACCAATCGTAAGTCTGCAACCGCTCCTCGGCGGGACCACCAATCTCTCGTCCGACAGGCTGACAACGGTCGCGAATGCGACGAGCGTCGAGCATGTCGTTACGCAGGGCCACAGCCTGTCATTGACGCTGCATGCATCCGATGCATTTACGGTCAAGAGCATCACCGCCTATCGCAAGTTCAAGCAGGATCCGAATATCTATGATCTTGCCTCGACGGGGGGACTCCGGTTTTCCTTCGGGCAACTCGGCACATTCCTTGATCCTACAATTCCTGCCGCACAAAAGGGTGCATTGCTCTTCAGCCCGGCAAACATACCGGGGCCAAACGATTCTTTCTTCTCGCTGTTGACGGCGCGATCGACCCGCCAGTGGCAGATCAGCCAGGAGGTCCAGTTCCAGCTTAGCGAAGACGCATATGATCTGACGGCCGGTGCATTTTATTTCCACGAGAACTCACCGGCTACCGACATCCTGGGCATCCTCGAGCCCGTCCCCGGCGGCGTGGTCGTGCCAAGCCCATTGGACGCGGTGTTCGGAAGCGGGGTTACGCGTACGCTCTCGATTAACAACTCGATGGCAGGCTATGCGCAAGGAACGCTCCACGTCACTGACAAGCTCGATATTACCGGCGGCCTTCGTTACACGATCGATGATCGCGAACTCGTAATTTACAGCGTCTCGGGGGACAGGGCGGACAGCTAG
- a CDS encoding helix-turn-helix domain-containing protein, translating into MIPTTPSDDPLDDESAALLDGLRRALRRAGWTQANLAEEIGVGTATIKRWLHGRGLGFTTLARLTALAGTSLAELAQDGRRNARDRNHLTLAQEEALTQDASLSTIFILIVNGWPPSEAVEAFHIPSDVVENAIIKLERLALIDRLSGGRIRARLDPTYSWQRAPMRQHFERNLKQLFFSLDYGDPDTIFGSEMVKLSPIGIARIRDRIEQLRGELRAISREDQRNAALPGEWFAVLAVARSLKPLI; encoded by the coding sequence ATGATCCCCACTACCCCATCAGATGATCCATTGGACGACGAGAGCGCCGCATTGCTGGACGGACTGCGCCGCGCACTGCGGAGAGCGGGATGGACGCAAGCGAATCTCGCAGAAGAAATCGGAGTCGGAACGGCTACGATCAAACGATGGCTGCATGGCCGGGGCCTTGGCTTCACAACCCTCGCGCGACTTACTGCGCTTGCCGGCACAAGCCTCGCCGAACTGGCGCAGGATGGTCGGCGCAATGCGCGGGACCGAAATCATCTGACGCTCGCGCAGGAGGAAGCGCTAACACAGGACGCGTCGCTATCGACAATTTTTATCCTGATCGTCAACGGCTGGCCCCCTTCCGAAGCAGTCGAAGCTTTTCACATACCAAGCGACGTCGTGGAGAATGCGATCATAAAACTGGAACGGCTGGCGTTGATCGATCGCCTGTCGGGCGGCCGGATCCGCGCACGACTGGACCCTACTTACAGTTGGCAGCGTGCGCCCATGCGGCAACATTTCGAACGCAACCTGAAGCAGTTGTTCTTCTCCCTCGACTACGGCGATCCCGACACGATTTTCGGATCGGAAATGGTAAAACTGTCCCCCATCGGCATTGCACGCATTCGCGATCGAATCGAACAATTGCGGGGCGAGTTGCGCGCCATTTCCCGCGAGGACCAGCGCAATGCTGCGTTGCCTGGCGAATGGTTTGCCGTCCTTGCGGTCGCGCGATCGCTCAAACCTTTGATCTGA
- a CDS encoding nuclear transport factor 2 family protein, with product MNAIDRLTAIEDIARTKAEYFRCIDEQDWDGLVKVFTADAETDMRDAVEPHNPDLLSNDPREFAQNNAYVLAGVKTAHFGYMPRIDVLNEDEAVGIWSMEDWLWVPAGNPVMPAGRMHGWGHYHDRYQRVGGRWLMSATRLTRVKLEFEG from the coding sequence ATGAACGCGATCGATCGGTTGACCGCGATCGAGGATATCGCGCGCACGAAGGCGGAGTATTTTCGCTGCATCGACGAGCAGGACTGGGACGGGCTGGTGAAGGTTTTCACCGCCGATGCAGAAACCGACATGCGCGATGCAGTAGAGCCGCATAACCCCGACCTCCTCTCAAACGATCCCAGGGAATTCGCCCAGAACAACGCCTATGTGCTGGCTGGCGTGAAGACCGCGCACTTTGGATATATGCCACGGATCGACGTTCTGAACGAGGACGAGGCCGTGGGCATCTGGTCGATGGAGGACTGGCTCTGGGTGCCGGCTGGAAACCCGGTGATGCCAGCAGGCAGGATGCACGGCTGGGGTCATTATCATGACCGTTACCAGCGCGTGGGCGGCCGCTGGCTGATGTCGGCTACGCGCCTTACGCGCGTTAAGCTGGAATTTGAAGGATGA
- a CDS encoding sulfotransferase family protein, whose amino-acid sequence MTNNFAQVPDRAILAAEAQQTAGLNDFGDPWIFENLDALIPILNTESELTAVGAAGAHTMIVTALVNRLRHVDLIKRHPEILEEKVEVAAVVVGLPRTGSTMLHRMLSSAPGMTGVKWWECQNYAPFPGEAPGDPEPRRAAAKSYLDYMLVHAPDLMSIHPMNIDQSDEELIIMGLMFSSTMIEGMYYVPSYARWLIENSRTRCYKDLKEILQSLQWQDKRRKGAKWVLKTPGHLMALDGVLETFPGAKIVMTHRDPVATVPSYCSMMTTLYHMASTVDRERIGAFWEKRLAELLDLFMSIRAKAGSADFIDVRYTDLTTHPIEQGKRVLAEAGIALTPEIVAGMEDWVEANRREDRAPHKYALEDFGLTKPEVERDFADYRAAFLDAPVPA is encoded by the coding sequence ATGACCAATAACTTTGCCCAAGTTCCCGATCGGGCTATTCTCGCCGCCGAAGCGCAGCAAACTGCAGGACTCAATGATTTCGGCGATCCCTGGATTTTCGAAAATCTCGATGCGCTTATTCCCATCCTCAACACCGAGTCGGAACTGACCGCAGTCGGTGCGGCGGGCGCGCATACGATGATCGTGACCGCACTCGTCAATCGATTGCGCCATGTCGATCTGATAAAACGCCATCCCGAGATTCTGGAAGAAAAGGTCGAAGTCGCGGCCGTCGTTGTCGGTCTGCCGCGTACAGGAAGCACCATGCTTCACCGTATGTTGTCGTCCGCGCCGGGGATGACCGGCGTGAAATGGTGGGAATGCCAGAATTATGCGCCCTTCCCCGGTGAAGCCCCCGGCGACCCGGAACCGCGCCGCGCCGCCGCCAAGTCTTATCTGGATTACATGCTCGTCCATGCACCCGATCTGATGTCGATCCATCCGATGAACATCGATCAATCGGACGAAGAGCTGATCATCATGGGCCTGATGTTTTCCAGCACGATGATCGAGGGCATGTATTATGTGCCGAGCTATGCGCGCTGGTTGATCGAGAACAGCCGCACGCGCTGCTACAAGGATCTGAAGGAAATCCTCCAGTCGCTGCAATGGCAGGACAAGCGTCGCAAGGGTGCAAAATGGGTGCTGAAGACGCCCGGCCACCTGATGGCGCTGGATGGCGTTCTGGAGACTTTCCCCGGCGCAAAGATCGTGATGACGCATCGCGATCCGGTTGCCACTGTGCCGTCATACTGTTCGATGATGACGACGCTTTACCACATGGCATCCACGGTCGATCGTGAGCGGATCGGCGCGTTCTGGGAAAAGCGGCTGGCTGAACTGCTCGACCTGTTCATGTCGATCCGGGCCAAAGCGGGCAGCGCCGACTTCATCGACGTCCGCTATACCGACCTGACGACCCACCCGATCGAACAGGGCAAGCGCGTGCTGGCGGAGGCGGGGATTGCGCTGACGCCCGAAATCGTTGCCGGGATGGAGGATTGGGTCGAAGCCAATCGCCGCGAAGATCGGGCGCCGCACAAATATGCGCTGGAGGATTTTGGCCTTACAAAACCAGAAGTCGAACGTGATTTCGCCGATTATCGCGCAGCGTTTCTCGATGCTCCGGTGCCGGCATGA
- a CDS encoding SDR family NAD(P)-dependent oxidoreductase: MVEQLFPAGAAMIMGGTGGLGAASARELARAGSDIALCYRSKRDVAEKLAEEFRGFGRKVSLHAADATDPASLEAARDGAIAAHSRIHTMVWAAGPLVDQVHLSETPLEKWKRAIDVEVHGFFAATQALIPHFRSAGGGSFVHLGSAGDLHWPERDGLSVAPKAANESLVRGIAKEEGRYGIRANTVLVGVIDAGMFHDLLANGSFDETWVAEVQKALPLKRWGKSEEIGHAVTFLASNRAAYTTGQQLAVAGGYGV, translated from the coding sequence ATGGTCGAACAGCTTTTTCCAGCAGGCGCAGCGATGATAATGGGCGGGACCGGCGGACTCGGAGCGGCCTCCGCTCGCGAACTCGCCCGCGCCGGCAGCGATATCGCCTTATGCTATCGGTCGAAACGCGATGTTGCTGAAAAGCTGGCGGAGGAATTCCGCGGCTTTGGGCGCAAGGTTTCGCTGCACGCGGCAGATGCCACCGATCCCGCCAGTCTGGAGGCAGCGCGCGATGGCGCTATCGCCGCACACTCGCGGATTCACACGATGGTTTGGGCAGCCGGGCCGCTGGTCGATCAGGTCCATCTTTCAGAAACCCCACTGGAGAAATGGAAGCGTGCGATCGATGTCGAGGTTCATGGTTTTTTTGCCGCGACACAGGCGTTGATCCCGCACTTCCGGTCCGCTGGTGGCGGATCTTTCGTACATCTTGGCTCGGCAGGCGATCTCCACTGGCCGGAACGGGACGGCCTTTCGGTCGCGCCCAAGGCAGCAAACGAATCGCTCGTTCGCGGCATCGCCAAGGAGGAAGGCCGCTATGGCATTCGTGCCAACACGGTGCTGGTCGGCGTGATCGACGCGGGCATGTTCCACGACCTCCTCGCCAATGGTTCATTCGATGAGACCTGGGTTGCTGAGGTTCAAAAGGCACTTCCGCTCAAGCGCTGGGGCAAATCCGAAGAAATCGGCCACGCCGTTACCTTTCTCGCATCCAATCGCGCCGCCTACACCACAGGCCAGCAGCTTGCCGTCGCCGGCGGCTACGGCGTCTGA